A window of Halobacillus naozhouensis genomic DNA:
TAGAAGCCATCATCGACAAAGCCTCTCAAGCTGGATCCATTACTAACTACAGTAAAGTAATTGAATCGATTGGAAATAACCTAAAAACGAACCTCACCTTCTCTGAGATGACAGCGTATAAGGATTATGTTCTCCAGCAGGATGGATTGGATTTTGATGAAATGCAGCTTAACGGAAAAGGTACTTACATTGATGGAGTATGGTACTACAAAGTAAACCAAACTAGCCTGTTAAATGTTCAGAACTCCCTGCAAGCTCATTTAGGAGTAAACCAGTCTTCCAATAATAACGCATTCGCCGGTGATGACCGGGAAGATTCCAGCAACTCCATACGATAATTTGATTATTCCCCGGGAAATATCGTCAAAATGAATGGCAATGTAACAAATGCTATGCAAAACCTACTTCATCCTAACGTCATGAAGTAGGTTTTGTTGTATGGACGTTTATTCTGTTGCTAATTCGTGAATAGAAGAGAAATGAATCCAATTATGCAGAGAAGAGTGATATATTCAAATTTGCACAGAATACTTAAGACGACGGAAATTTTATAAAATCATAGGGGGCTTTATTCTTTCATGGCTGAAAAAGAAAGACAACAACTAAAACGTTCACTTAAACCACATTGGGTCTGGGCTATTGCCTTTGGATCTGCCATTGGCTGGGGGGCTTTTGTACTTCCTCCAGATTGGATTAGTCAGGCTGGGCCTGCAGGAGTCATCATCGGGATCTTGCTAGGTGCAGTTCTAATGATGGTGATCGGGGTGAGCTACGGATTTTTAATTGAAAAATTTCCTGTTACCGGCGGAGAATTTTCCTATGCTTACATAGGATTTGGCAGGGGGCTGGCCTTTTTTGCAGGCTGGTTCTTAACACTTGGATACATTTGTATCGTTGCCTTAAATGCTTCCGCTCTTGCACTATTAGCAAAATTCCTCTTTCCCGAATTTGTGCGAATCGGCAACCTTTATACGGTTGCAGGCTATGATGTTTCCATAATCCAAGTATTGATCGCAAGCGCGGCTTTAATTATTTTTGCCTTATTAAATATTAGAGGAACTAGCTTTTCAGGACGAACCCAGTTTGTTTTTAGTATGATCCTTATTTTTGGAATTTTACTTCTGGCTGGAGGTGCGATTTTTGCTGATGGACCTAGCATCTCCAATCTCTCACCTGCTTTCCTGCCTGACCAAACGGCTATCGCCTCTATATTGACGATCTTAGCGATTGCTCCATTTGCTTATGTAGGATTTGATAACATCCCTCAAGCTGCGGAAGAGTTTAAGTTTGAGGCCAATAAAGCCTTCGGACTTATCATCTGGTCCTTGGTAGCTGCAGGGCTCGCTTATGCTGTGATGATTTTTGTTACAGCAAGTGTCATGCCGTGGCAGGAGCTGCTTGCCCAAATCGAATCCCAGAACTCTGTATGGGGAACTGGTGATGCGATTGAAAGTTATATGGGACGGACTGGCGTATTTATCATCGCCATTGCTGTCGTCATGGGTATTTTTACTGGTCTTAACGGCTTCTTTATTTCGTCAAGCCGTCTGACATTTGCTATGGGGCGGGCACGCATCTTGCCTAATGCCTTTCGAAAACTTCATAAAAAGTACCACACTCCCTATGTCGGGATCTTGTTCACGTTGATTGTCTGTTTAATCGCTCCATGGTTCGGCAGACAAGCCTTATTATGGGTGGTGGATATGTCTTCAACAGGTGTAGCAATTGCTTACTTTTTCTGTACAGCCACTGCGTATAAGATATTCAAGTGGTCAGATAAACAAAAGGATACACACTATGCAAGTACAGTGGCACCAGGAAGAAAGCTGTTATCACTAATTGGTTTGATCAGTTCGCTTGGATTTCTAGTCCTGCTGCTCGTGCCACAATCCCCGGCATCCTTAGGTAAGGAATCCTACATTGTTCTCGGTGTGTGGATCCTGCTTGGAATTGTTTTCTATCTTTTCAATGCACCACGCTATAACAAAATAGAGGAAAAAGAAATGAATTACCTTATTCTCGGTAAAGAAGAGCTATAAAAAAGAAGACTCACCTTTAGAAGGTGAGTCTCCTTTTACATTTAGAACTCCACTAGTTCTGTTTCTTCCGTTCTCATAGACGACACAGGGGTCCCTGAGCTGATCAGCCACATGTCTTCCTGATCATCATAAGTGAGATCATAATTCCAAATATAAGTGTTCTCTTCTTTCAGCCTCTCTGAACTGTCTACGTTCTCATCAAAATAACCTGATTGAAATGTAATCGACGCATACATAGTGGAAGTAAACGGACGTTTTCCTTCTTCGCTGGTGATCTCCATACTGCCTAAGTCAAAAACGATCTTCGTTACTTCTCCCTCAAATTCGGCGCCCATTTCTTCAAGTTTTTCTATCTCATTTTCAGACGCTTCCAAATATTCTTCACTTTGCATTCGTTTGAATTTGGAAATATCTTTCGCTTCGTAAGCAGCAACATATTCCTTCACATGGTCAGTAACTGCCTGTTTTAAATCCTCTTCAAGAGAACCAGAAAGACTTTCAAGTGTAGCCTCCGGGGTTATGTTTTCAAACTCTAGAGAGACGGGTTGGGATGTTTGGTATGTATTAATCGATATAATCTCATCATGCTTTTTACCGTTAGCCTTAACAATTCCTTTCACTATATGGGAACCAGGCGTTAAACCTGCTAACTCATA
This region includes:
- a CDS encoding APC family permease → MAEKERQQLKRSLKPHWVWAIAFGSAIGWGAFVLPPDWISQAGPAGVIIGILLGAVLMMVIGVSYGFLIEKFPVTGGEFSYAYIGFGRGLAFFAGWFLTLGYICIVALNASALALLAKFLFPEFVRIGNLYTVAGYDVSIIQVLIASAALIIFALLNIRGTSFSGRTQFVFSMILIFGILLLAGGAIFADGPSISNLSPAFLPDQTAIASILTILAIAPFAYVGFDNIPQAAEEFKFEANKAFGLIIWSLVAAGLAYAVMIFVTASVMPWQELLAQIESQNSVWGTGDAIESYMGRTGVFIIAIAVVMGIFTGLNGFFISSSRLTFAMGRARILPNAFRKLHKKYHTPYVGILFTLIVCLIAPWFGRQALLWVVDMSSTGVAIAYFFCTATAYKIFKWSDKQKDTHYASTVAPGRKLLSLIGLISSLGFLVLLLVPQSPASLGKESYIVLGVWILLGIVFYLFNAPRYNKIEEKEMNYLILGKEEL